The following are encoded in a window of bacterium genomic DNA:
- a CDS encoding Rrf2 family transcriptional regulator, with amino-acid sequence MVKISQKTRYAVRALIRLSTYGNEGTTLKQISFKENIPLKFLEQIFAALVKAGILESKRGAEGGYRLKKELSDITLYEVMRALKEDVKLARCFEFVERECPFSEYCSAEAFWKELQNRITKIFEETTLGRK; translated from the coding sequence ATGGTTAAGATTTCACAAAAGACAAGATATGCTGTTCGTGCATTGATACGGTTGAGTACTTATGGGAATGAAGGTACAACTTTAAAGCAGATCTCCTTTAAAGAAAATATACCTTTGAAATTCTTAGAGCAAATTTTTGCTGCCCTTGTAAAGGCCGGCATTCTTGAATCTAAGAGAGGTGCTGAAGGTGGATACAGGCTGAAAAAAGAGCTTTCGGATATCACTCTATATGAAGTTATGAGAGCTTTAAAGGAGGATGTCAAGCTGGCAAGATGTTTTGAGTTTGTCGAAAGAGAGTGCCCTTTTTCAGAATATTGCTCTGCAGAGGCCTTTTGGAAAGAACTTCAGAACAGAATTACAAAAATTTTTGAAGAAACCACGCTGGGGAGGAAATGA